In Kaistella sp. 97-N-M2, the sequence GTCGATTGATACACGCGAAATTATACTTTAAAAGTCCGGAACTGTCCGGACTTTTTTTGGCTGAAATAATTGCCTATTTTTGTTTCACATAAAAAGCATGCGGTACAAAATTCTCTTTATTTCCTCCTGGTTTCCCAGTAAAATAGAACCCACGAACGGTAATTTTGTGCAGCGCCACGCCGAAGCAGTTGCTTTGTTGCATGAGGTGGAAGTCCTTCACGCCATCGGCGATCCGCACCAAAAAAAATCTATTTTTTCGACCGCCGGACGATTAACGGCATAAAAACATTGGTCGTTTATTACAAAAAAACTCGCAGTCCGCTGCTCAATTTTATCCGCAGAATGAATTCCTACAAAAAAGGCTTTTCATACATGCAGAAGCCAGATTTGGTTCATGCCAATATCATGCAGAAACCCATGATTTTTGCGGTTTATCTGAAGATGAAATTTCACATTCCGTTTATCGTCAGCGAGCACTGGTCGGGATTTTTAAATATCAATAAAAATAAACTTCCCAAATTCCACCTTTTTGTAGCGAAATTTATTGCGAAACATGCTGCGTTCGTTTTGCCCGTAAGTCATTATCTTTTAAATGATTTAAAGCGATTAGGACTTAACAGCAGGTTTCAGGTCATTGAGAATGTGGTGGATACCAATTTATTTCAGGCTAAATCGGAAAGACCTGAAAAGTTTGTGTTTTTGCATATTTCCAATCTTGTCCCGCTTAAAAATCCGCAGAAAATTATAATGGCTGCCTTGCGTCTCCGCAAAGAATTTCCGGATTTCGAGCTGCATATTGGTGGTGATGGTGACGTTGAAAGTTTAGAAAAGCTCATTCATCGGAGGAACGCCGAAAACTTCATCAAAACTTTTTCGACGCTTCCACTGCCTAAAGTTGCGCAGAAAATGCGAAACAGCAATTGTTTTATTCTGTTCAGCGATTACGAAAATTTTCCCTGCGTTTTATTGGAATCTCTTGCGAGCGGAACCCCCGCGATTGCCACGAAGGTGGGTGGAATTCCGGAAATAATCGGTTTTAACAACGGGATATTAATTTCCAATTCCGATGAAGAATTATTTGCAGCGATGAAGAAGGTTCTTCAAAATAAAATTTCTTTTGAAGCGCCGGAGCAATTACATCAATTTGTTGAAGACCGTTACTCTATGCAGATTATCGCCAAAAAATTTGATCAGATTTATAGGCAGATTTTAAGTCGATAGCCTCTGTTTTCCCTGAATTATACGTAATTTAAACTTTTAAAATATACCAGTCGAGCCATACTATGAAAAAGGGGTTTTCCATCATCGTTTCCGCGCAGCACACCAAAATACAATCGTTCCTCTCGAATGAATACGATGATTTCTATTTGCAGTCGGACCGGTTCGATTTTCTGTTCGAAGGCGTTTTACTCAATAAATCAAAATTATTAAAAGAATATGCTTTAAAAGATTTTGAAACGTTGTTTCGTGAACTTTATACTTTAAAAAAAGAAGGCCTCATCAGGCTTTTCGAAGGCGAATTCCGCGGGTTTATCTGGGATAAAATTCAAAATAAATTATTTGTTTTTACCAATATTACGTCGACGCAAAGAGTGTTTTACGGCAAATTTGAGGATCAGATTTTTATCGACACGAGTTTAATTCGGTTGAATAATATTGTAAAGGAAAGGAAAATTAAAACGCAGCCGGATCTTGAGTCGCTGTACCAGCTTTTATGTTTTACCAATCTGCCGGAAGATAAAACACCTATCCAAAAAATTCGCAAACTTCTCGACGGGCATTATTTGGAAATTAAACCTGCATCAATGGAACTGGCGGAAAAAACCTATTTCACCCTTTCTGACACCGAATTTTTTAAAGGCGGTAAACATGCGGCGATTGACCGTGTTCATGAGATTTTTTCGGATTCTGTTTTAATGGAGTACAAAAAAGATACGGAACTGGGCACGGATCATCTCGCCCTTCTAAGTGGCGGTCTCGACAGTCGTGTTGCCCTGATGTATGCGCTTAAAAACGATATCAGACCGGGCAATGCCCTGTGTTTTTCGCAGTCCGACTATTACGATCATACCATTTCCGCAAAAATCGCGGAAGATCATCAGCTTCATTATGAGTTTATTCCTCTGGATGGTGGAAAATTTTTGAAGCAAATCGATGAACTCACGGAAATTTCGGAGGGAATGGTTTTGTACACGGGCGGAATTCATGTTCAGCACGCCGTTGCAAATATGAGGTATGAAAATTTCGCTCTTTTTCACAGCGGACAGATTGGCGACGGTGTTTTGGGCGGTTTTAATACAGAACCGCGCCGAAAAAAACCGAATTATTTTAAAATTGTAGAAAGTCCTGCCTTTTTACCAAAAGTTCAAAATTCTTTAAATGAAATTTTGCAGAAATATGAGACCGAAGAACTTTTTCTACTCCGAAATGTGGCGTACAACCGAACGGTTTTAGGCGCGCACGTATTGCAGCAAAAGCGCTATCAAACGTCGCCTTTTATGACGAAGGATTTTTTGCAACTGGCCATTTCCCTGCCCGAAGAATGGAAATTCAACCACCGCTTTTATATTGAATGGATTAATAAGCACTGTAAAGAAGCGACCAATTACCGCTGGGAAAGAACTTTGATGAAACCCAACGCGCCGTGGAAAACCAATTTTGGCGATCAGGTTCTGAAACGCAGCTTTAAAATTTTAAATGAACGAGTTCTGAAAACGCCACAGAAATCCAGCATGTATCCATATCAGTTTTATTTTGACCGGGATGTCGAAATTCAAAACTGCTATCAAAAATATTTCGGGGAAAATATTTATCGTCTTGAAAACTATCCGGAGCTTTCAAAGGATGTTTCTGCGCTTTTTCAAACGGATAGTTTCTCCTTGAAATCGAAAGCAATCAACATTTTATCAATCTTTAAACTTTATTTTTAAAGGTGAAAAGTCTGCAGGAATTTTTACAGAATTTTTTTAATAACAAAGGTCAACACATTTTCCTTTCTCTGTTAAGTGCAAAAATTTGTGCTTTTCTCGGATCCTTGTTCATCATCCGAATATTACCCGAAAGTGAATTTGGGATGATTAGTATTGTTGCGTCCGTTTTCGCTATTGCAGCACCATTCAGCGGCTTTGGCAGTCAGCAAAGTTTGTTGCGTTTTGGCGCCATCACCGCTGATGTGGCAGAAAAAAATCGCTTTCGAAACACCTCTTACTGCAGGGTTTTTTTTATCAGGTCTTGCTGAGCCTCATCTTTTTAGGGGTGAGTTTTTTTTATGTTTCGAAGTATGAAGACATTTTTTATATTTTTCTTTTCTTCACGATTCGGCTGGTCGGTTTCTATTTTTTGAATCATATTCAGTCCGAATACCGAATATTTGGTAACAACAGCGGTTTTGCGAAAATAACAAACGTCGTGAACATTTCCGGGGTATTGCTTCTGTTGATGCTGTCGTACTTTTTTGGCCTCAAAGGCTATTTAATCGCGATCGCTTTTACGCCTTTTCTCGCTTTGTTTTGGTTCAAAAAAGAACATTACAGTTCGGTTGGTGAGCATTTTAGATTTAGCAAAAAAGAAATCTGGAGTTACGGCCTGCACGCCTCGGGCACCGCTTTACTTTCGGACACGCTTTTTTCCGCCGACGTTTTACTCCTGAGTTTTTTGATGAATGAAAGTGCGGTAGCGAATTACAAAGTCGCCATTTTAATTCCCGCGAATATCACCTTTCTGGCCCTGACCTTCATGCAGAGCGATTTTCCGCTGCTGGCTAAAAATTATAAAAACAAAATATTTTTAAAAAACTACATCGCCAATTATTACAAAGTTTTTATTCCTGTGGTTTTATTGATATTTGCAGTGGGTCTGCTCCTAAAAAAGGAGATTCTTCATGTTTTTTTTAGTGAAAAATATGCCGGCAATTCTTTGCCCTTCCTTATTTTACTGGGTGGTTTCTGCCTTAATATGCTTTTTCGGAATTTGTATGGAAACCTGCTCTCGGCCGTGGGCAAAATGAAATTGAATACCTTGGTTTCTTTTCTAACCCTTTTACTGCTGCCGGGTTTTGCCTTTTCCCTCGTTCCCAAATTTGGAATCAAAGGCATGGCTCTGAGTTTAAGTTTAAGCATGTTTCTCGGTGGAGCGCTCTTGATGTATGCTTTTTACCGCTATGTTAAAGATTTAAAATAAATTATCTTTGTCTTCATGAAAAATGTATTTTTTGTAATGACGCTTGCTTTTTTTGCGTTTCTTTCCTGCAGAAATGATGAAATAAATGTGCAGCAAATTGATCAGGTCCTCAATCTGTACATCGATTCTGCCGGGCAGGATATGCTGAATAATAAAATTCCGGGATCTTACACCACCATTTCGTGGAATGATATTAATGGTTTAACGGATAATGCGCCGGTAAGTTTCAGTACGAAAAAAGATGCGGACACGGTTACTTATTTGGAATATCTCGCAGGTGCGAAACGAATCGCAATCGATTCTGCAGGCGATTCGAAAACGTACGAATCCAGAATTGCCCTGGCGCTGACAAAGAAGGTAAACGACTCTACCAATGCGATTTCCAATGATACAATGGTAATTCAGTACAGTTCGACGCCGGACGTGTTTGAGGTTTCTAAAATTTGGTATAATAATATTTTATATTTTACCAAAGTTCAGGGCCAGCCCAATATCGTGAAAATCACGAAATAATCGTTAAATTTGCATTTATAATCACTGTTTAAAGGTTCTGCATGCGGAATTTTTGAACTAAAATAGTCCACTCTATATGTTACAGGTTCAATTTTTACGCGAAAATACAGAGCGCGTTTTAGAAGGTTTAGGAAAAAGAGGTTTCAAACAGATAGATTTGGTTGATAAAGCCATTTCCTCTGATGATGACCGGAAAAAATATCAGTTTGAACTTGATTCGAATTTGGCGGAAATGAACAAAATATCCAAAGAAATTGGAGTTTTGATGAAAGAAGGTAAAAGAGAGGAAGCCGAAGCCGCAAAATCCAAAACCGCCGACTACAAAGAAAAATCCCAGGAGCTTCAGCAAAAACTGAAAGAATCTGAAGCGCAGCTTTTGGAAATCCTTTATCTCCTGCCGAATATTCCGTACGAAAAGGTGAAAGCCGGGACTACCGCCGAGGAAAACGAAATTATTTACCAGTCTCATGATGTGGCAGGTTTGGGCGAAGGTGCAATTCCACATTGGGAACTGGCAAAAAAATATAATCTGATCGATTTTGAACTCGGCGTTAAAATAGCAGGCGCGGGCTTTCCCGTGTATTTCGGTAAGGGTGCGAGATTGCAGCGAGCTTTAGTTCAGTATTTTCTGGATAAAAATGTCGACGCCGGCTATCTGGAAGTTAATCCGCCGCATGTAGTGAATGAAGCTTCCGGCTACGGAACCGGTCAGTTGCCCGATAAAGAGGGACAAATGTATTACATTAATGAAGATAAATTATTTCTGATTCCAACCGCCGAAGTTCCCGTAACAAATTTGTACCGTGATGTTTTGTTGGACGAGAAAGATCTGCCCCTTAAAAACACCGCTTTTTCACAGTGCTATCGCCGCGAGGCCGGAAGCTACGGCGCTCATGTTCGTGGTTTAAACAGATTGCATCAATTTGAAAAGGTAGAAATCGTGCGTCTCGAAAAACCCGAAAACTCCTACGCCGCTTTGGAAGGCATGGTGGAACATGTAAAATCGATTTTGGTTGATCTCGGACTTCCGTTCCGGGTCTTGCGTCTATGTGGTGGCGATACAGGATTTGCGGCCGCGATGACGTATGATTTCGAGGTCTGGAGTGCCGCGCAGGAAAAGTGGCTGGAAGTTTCTTCCGTTTCGAATTTCGAAACCTTTCAGGCAACCCGTTTGAAATGCAGGTTTAAAAGTGAAGGCAAAACCCAACTGGTTCATACCTTAAATGGTTCTGCGATGGCTTTACCGCGGATTATGGCCGCACTTTTGGAAAATAATCAAACCGCGGAGGGAATTAAAATTCCGGCGAAAATCGCAGAATATGCAAAGTTTGATTTAATCAGTTAGATAATTCTTTAGAAAATAAAAGACCACCGATTTCGGTGGTTTTTGCTTTATTCGGTGATGACCGTTATCTGCCGGTCTTTGTTGGTTAACGTTGCTCCCTTATCCAAAAGATCGTTGCTCCGAACAGTAATCTGAATGGTTTTGTTATCGATCTGTTTCACGAAATCATGTTTCCCCACGATGCTTTTGATGGGTTTTTGAAACTTCATCGTGCTCGTGAAATTCATATTAAACATTTTCATCATCCCGAGCATTCCCTGCGCCATTTCGCGGCCATATACTTCCAGAGAATCACTTTTGGTGACCGGTTTCGTATTTTTCTTGTCCTGTGTGTTTTTTGCGATTTCGCTTAAATATTCGACATTATTAAATTTATCGGTATCGATGGTTAAAACAGTGCCGTTCCAGGTGGCAGCGTTTTGAAGCGGAAGGTTTTTGAGCTGTTTGCTTTGAGAAAAGAGGCTCGTGATTTCATCCGGCAATAGTTTGTCATATTTTAAAGAAAGTCCATAAACTTCGCCTTTATCCTTGTTTAGTTTCAGGAATAATTTTTTCAATACCTGAACGGAATCTTTGTTCAGGGTTATCTTACCATCTTTTTGAAGGTCGTACAAACTTTTCCAATCTGTGGAAAGATTTCTGAACTCTTTCGACTGGCTCAGAAATTCTGTTTTGTTACCCATCATATTCATCATTCCGAGCATGCTTTTATCGAGTAAAATGTTCGATTCCATGCTGGTTGCAGCATCTTTAAAATAAGTGGTTTCCGTGTTCACGGCACAGGACTGCAATCCGAAAATGGCGAGAAGCAGCCAAAGGCTGAATTTTTTGATCATCTGTTTATTTTTAACCTTGTTTTGATGCAGTTAAAAGACCAAAGTTAAAGTTGAAAAATTTGATGATTTAAAATGAGGTAGTTAATGGCAGGTTGCATGATTGCCGTTCTGATGTTCTTTGGAATCGTTATGATGAACCTGTAAAGCTTCTTTTTTCGGGGAGATGTAAGGAATACCGATCTCCAAGCCGCGAAGAATAAAAAGGCCTCCTAAAATGATCATCATAACAGGCACGAATTTTAAAATTTTAATGCGGAAAGCGGTGGTCATTAAGTTTCCTAAAAGCACCACGGCAAACATGAAGGGCAGTGTTCCCAAACCAAATAACGACATGAAAACGGCGCTTTGCCAAATGCCGCCCGACGCTAAACTTGCGGTTAAAGCCATGTAAACCATTCCGCAGGGCAAAAATCCGTTTAAAATTCCGGTACTGAAGCGGGACCGGTAATCGGCTTTTTGTAAGAGCCGGCCCAAATTCATTTTAACCTTCAGTAAAAATTGAGATAAGAACGGAATTTTAGACGCGAAATCTTTGCCACCAAAGGAAAAAACCGCCATTAATATTAAAAGAATCCCGACACCAACCGTTAAATACTGTTGAAAACCAGCCATTTCGAAACCTTTGCCCACGATGCCCAAAACCGCACCTAAAAAAGAGTAGGTTGCAATCCGACCGAATTGGTAGGTTAAATTCTGAAGATAATAGTTGGTTGCCTGCTTTTTGGTTAAACCCAAAGAGAGCGCAATGGGGCCGCACATCCCGATGCAGTGAAATCCGGATGCAAATCCTAAAGCCAGGGCTGAAAAAATGAGTGTTATTTCCATTGCACGTCGTAATCGAGCTGATACGGTTTTTTATTGGCTTTCCATTTTAATTTTAAAGTGTAAGAACCAGCGGCAAGTACCTTGGCCGGGATTTCAAAAGAACTTTTACCGTCCAGACCCATGGATTTTTTAACGTCGAGGTTCGCATCATTGGTTCGGAACATATCGAAATCGATCTTCGACTGATCCGGATGAATGCTCTTCGGGAAGGTAATGGTAATTCCCTGCGCGCGTTGTGCAAAAGCGGGTTTTTCCGGAAGTAAATCTGCATTCTTTTTTGCATCGATCACGTCCTGATATTGCAGTTCTTCACTGTAATAATGATCTGTAACGAGTTCAGCACCTTGCTGCCCATTCGGGAAAATTAAAATCATGAATAAGATGAAGGCGATGAAAGAACCGAGTGCCAGAGCAATCCCGTGTCCCCATGTAAATTTTTTGAACATTTTCTTTTAAAATTGAAGTTTGAAAGGTCCTTCGAAATACGTTTTGAAAGTATCTAAAAGTTCTCCCTTATCGTCATAAATACCGATGCTGATATTCTGCTTGGAGAGTTTGATTTCACTCTCCGGGAAACTGATATTGACCGTTCCTTTCGTGATTTCGCCTTTCTTAATTTTTATTTTATTGGATTCACTTAAAGTTACTTCGGCGTGTTGCGGCTCCAGTACTTTAATCGTAATAATAGCATCTTTATTTCTTTTATTTAAAAAAGTATAGCTGTAGGTATTTGTAATTTTCGCATCCCGTACGAAGAAGGAAGATCCTGCAGGTTTGATAAACTTTGCCTCCACATCGCCTCTGTTATACAAAAGAAATCCTAAAAAGCCCACCATCAACAAAAGAACTACGGTATACGCTTTGGTTCGGTTGGTGTAGGTAAATGGCAATTCTTTTTCTATTTCGTCCTCTGTTGCATACCGAATGAGACCGGGTGGAAGCCCGGTTTTCACCATTACTTCATCACACGCGTCGATACAGGCCGTACAGTTTACGCATTCCAGCTGCTGTCCGTCGCGGATATCAATTCCTGTAGGGCAAACGACAACGCACTGGTTACAGTCGATACAGTCGCCTTTTCCGTTGGCTTTTCGGTCTTCGCCTTTTCGCCATTTTGAACGGTTTTCTCCACGTTTAAAATCATAATAAACATTAATGGTTTGCTTGTCTATTAAAACACCCTGCAATCTGCCGTAGGGGCAAACCAAAGTACAAACCTGCTCTCTAAACCAAGCAAAAGTGAAATAGAATGCCGCCGTGAAAATAATCATGACGAGAAAACTGGAAAAGTTGGTGAAGGGACCTTCTTTAATCATGTCAAACACCTCGTTGTAACCCACAATGTACATAAACATCCAGTGGGTGATGATGAGGGA encodes:
- a CDS encoding glycosyltransferase; its protein translation is MNSYKKGFSYMQKPDLVHANIMQKPMIFAVYLKMKFHIPFIVSEHWSGFLNINKNKLPKFHLFVAKFIAKHAAFVLPVSHYLLNDLKRLGLNSRFQVIENVVDTNLFQAKSERPEKFVFLHISNLVPLKNPQKIIMAALRLRKEFPDFELHIGGDGDVESLEKLIHRRNAENFIKTFSTLPLPKVAQKMRNSNCFILFSDYENFPCVLLESLASGTPAIATKVGGIPEIIGFNNGILISNSDEELFAAMKKVLQNKISFEAPEQLHQFVEDRYSMQIIAKKFDQIYRQILSR
- a CDS encoding asparagine synthase-related protein; the encoded protein is MKKGFSIIVSAQHTKIQSFLSNEYDDFYLQSDRFDFLFEGVLLNKSKLLKEYALKDFETLFRELYTLKKEGLIRLFEGEFRGFIWDKIQNKLFVFTNITSTQRVFYGKFEDQIFIDTSLIRLNNIVKERKIKTQPDLESLYQLLCFTNLPEDKTPIQKIRKLLDGHYLEIKPASMELAEKTYFTLSDTEFFKGGKHAAIDRVHEIFSDSVLMEYKKDTELGTDHLALLSGGLDSRVALMYALKNDIRPGNALCFSQSDYYDHTISAKIAEDHQLHYEFIPLDGGKFLKQIDELTEISEGMVLYTGGIHVQHAVANMRYENFALFHSGQIGDGVLGGFNTEPRRKKPNYFKIVESPAFLPKVQNSLNEILQKYETEELFLLRNVAYNRTVLGAHVLQQKRYQTSPFMTKDFLQLAISLPEEWKFNHRFYIEWINKHCKEATNYRWERTLMKPNAPWKTNFGDQVLKRSFKILNERVLKTPQKSSMYPYQFYFDRDVEIQNCYQKYFGENIYRLENYPELSKDVSALFQTDSFSLKSKAINILSIFKLYF
- a CDS encoding polysaccharide biosynthesis C-terminal domain-containing protein encodes the protein MSFFYVSKYEDIFYIFLFFTIRLVGFYFLNHIQSEYRIFGNNSGFAKITNVVNISGVLLLLMLSYFFGLKGYLIAIAFTPFLALFWFKKEHYSSVGEHFRFSKKEIWSYGLHASGTALLSDTLFSADVLLLSFLMNESAVANYKVAILIPANITFLALTFMQSDFPLLAKNYKNKIFLKNYIANYYKVFIPVVLLIFAVGLLLKKEILHVFFSEKYAGNSLPFLILLGGFCLNMLFRNLYGNLLSAVGKMKLNTLVSFLTLLLLPGFAFSLVPKFGIKGMALSLSLSMFLGGALLMYAFYRYVKDLK
- the serS gene encoding serine--tRNA ligase; translation: MLQVQFLRENTERVLEGLGKRGFKQIDLVDKAISSDDDRKKYQFELDSNLAEMNKISKEIGVLMKEGKREEAEAAKSKTADYKEKSQELQQKLKESEAQLLEILYLLPNIPYEKVKAGTTAEENEIIYQSHDVAGLGEGAIPHWELAKKYNLIDFELGVKIAGAGFPVYFGKGARLQRALVQYFLDKNVDAGYLEVNPPHVVNEASGYGTGQLPDKEGQMYYINEDKLFLIPTAEVPVTNLYRDVLLDEKDLPLKNTAFSQCYRREAGSYGAHVRGLNRLHQFEKVEIVRLEKPENSYAALEGMVEHVKSILVDLGLPFRVLRLCGGDTGFAAAMTYDFEVWSAAQEKWLEVSSVSNFETFQATRLKCRFKSEGKTQLVHTLNGSAMALPRIMAALLENNQTAEGIKIPAKIAEYAKFDLIS
- a CDS encoding sulfite exporter TauE/SafE family protein; protein product: MEITLIFSALALGFASGFHCIGMCGPIALSLGLTKKQATNYYLQNLTYQFGRIATYSFLGAVLGIVGKGFEMAGFQQYLTVGVGILLILMAVFSFGGKDFASKIPFLSQFLLKVKMNLGRLLQKADYRSRFSTGILNGFLPCGMVYMALTASLASGGIWQSAVFMSLFGLGTLPFMFAVVLLGNLMTTAFRIKILKFVPVMMIILGGLFILRGLEIGIPYISPKKEALQVHHNDSKEHQNGNHATCH
- a CDS encoding FixH family protein; this translates as MFKKFTWGHGIALALGSFIAFILFMILIFPNGQQGAELVTDHYYSEELQYQDVIDAKKNADLLPEKPAFAQRAQGITITFPKSIHPDQSKIDFDMFRTNDANLDVKKSMGLDGKSSFEIPAKVLAAGSYTLKLKWKANKKPYQLDYDVQWK
- the ccoG gene encoding cytochrome c oxidase accessory protein CcoG, which codes for MSQDHNYRGGQGQVVEPETFRDSVGTMDDTGKRRWVFPRKPKGRYTNYRTLVAYFLLALFFTMPFLKLNGNPFLLINVVERHFYIFGQPFYPQDFFILALGAITSIVFIILFTVVFGRIFCGWICPQTIFLEMVFRKIDYLIEGDRNKQMKLDRQEWNTEKIWKRTLKWSVFMIISLIITHWMFMYIVGYNEVFDMIKEGPFTNFSSFLVMIIFTAAFYFTFAWFREQVCTLVCPYGRLQGVLIDKQTINVYYDFKRGENRSKWRKGEDRKANGKGDCIDCNQCVVVCPTGIDIRDGQQLECVNCTACIDACDEVMVKTGLPPGLIRYATEDEIEKELPFTYTNRTKAYTVVLLLMVGFLGFLLYNRGDVEAKFIKPAGSSFFVRDAKITNTYSYTFLNKRNKDAIITIKVLEPQHAEVTLSESNKIKIKKGEITKGTVNISFPESEIKLSKQNISIGIYDDKGELLDTFKTYFEGPFKLQF